A genomic region of Candidatus Kapaibacterium sp. contains the following coding sequences:
- a CDS encoding rhodanese-related sulfurtransferase, which translates to MNLDLSYTLLTFYKFVDIPNPTEIVAEHKEFCDDIGLKGRIFIGEEGISATLTGKNGQIKAYRFYLDSIPYFRDIPDIDDKACRVDSHKFNKMIVRYRKEIVALGKSFSAEQIEKATHKISIDEFKKILENDIDSHVILDMRNDYEYKLGHFKNAIPAGTIQFREVPDLVNNYKSQFGDKPVIMYCTGGIRCEKLSAMLEEAGMPGVFQLDGGVVKYVNKYQTTHWLGNLYTFDERVSCPVADSDEKVVITNCHYSGKEADIYFNCRYGPCNNQIIALPEEYRRHFGFCSEECYHNSLNDLFIRNDFTFDKFNYKILRGQIKSDPTRYDEISRKIKIHLGHKLEGVTFNHAKSNKNHRLSPLSQID; encoded by the coding sequence ATGAATCTTGACTTGAGTTATACACTTTTGACATTTTACAAGTTTGTAGATATTCCAAATCCGACGGAGATTGTTGCCGAGCACAAAGAATTTTGTGATGATATTGGGCTGAAGGGCAGAATCTTCATCGGCGAAGAGGGAATCAGTGCAACACTAACAGGCAAAAACGGACAAATCAAGGCATATCGCTTCTATCTTGACAGTATTCCCTATTTCAGAGATATTCCCGATATTGATGATAAAGCGTGCCGCGTGGATAGCCACAAATTCAACAAAATGATTGTCCGATACCGCAAGGAAATAGTGGCTCTGGGCAAAAGTTTCTCCGCAGAGCAAATCGAAAAAGCTACACACAAAATTTCAATTGATGAATTCAAGAAAATTCTCGAAAATGATATTGATTCGCATGTGATACTGGATATGCGGAACGATTACGAATATAAGCTCGGGCATTTCAAAAATGCAATTCCTGCGGGCACAATCCAATTCAGAGAAGTCCCCGATTTGGTAAATAATTACAAAAGCCAATTTGGCGATAAGCCTGTCATAATGTATTGCACGGGTGGAATCAGATGCGAAAAGCTATCGGCGATGCTCGAAGAAGCTGGTATGCCGGGCGTTTTTCAATTGGATGGCGGAGTGGTCAAATACGTCAACAAATATCAAACCACACATTGGCTCGGCAATTTATACACTTTTGATGAGCGAGTTAGTTGCCCAGTAGCTGATAGCGATGAAAAAGTTGTGATAACCAATTGCCATTACAGCGGCAAAGAGGCTGATATATATTTCAACTGCCGATATGGTCCGTGCAACAACCAAATAATCGCTTTGCCGGAAGAATACAGACGCCATTTCGGATTTTGCAGCGAAGAATGTTACCACAATTCGCTGAATGATTTGTTCATCCGCAATGATTTTACATTCGACAAATTCAACTACAAAATTTTGCGTGGGCAAATCAAATCCGACCCTACTCGATATGATGAAATCAGTCGCAAAATCAAAATTCACCTCGGTCATAAGCTCGAAGGCGTAACTTTCAATCACGCAAAATCAAACAAGAACCACAGACTCAGTCCGCTTTCGCAAATAGATTAA
- a CDS encoding glycoside hydrolase — MMRVLPIFLIIYFCSISISTAYQIGLNVESEPVNLFELNSKADEFAPRWNQWEKRIYFNSTITGSSQFYTSEFTNMYSPPALVKGPLNQSGDNRSYITFANSGEAFLAKFTNFGRRPYLNLHRSVYVKNGWSAPEHIQSLKFESFVSHPTISPDGNMLVFVTDLYNNNNDTDLWMCWRKEDNTWTEPIPIDELNSHGSEITPFLMSSDTLLFASNGYEGPGGYDIFYSVFINDKWERPRPIAGVNTEFDESDPCVLPERNFLFASNRPGGVGGLDLYSAKLSQVDPMYSEFDEVKLNLQFQVSNINIERQTINYTYPMLNSIPKIVIDKLIQDTLTKGNIYVQFLLHISELLQKNPDMQLITESNEHGRRLSDLFLTWNVSENQIQMSGNDGRSNELTLSILNCEECNVIQAKKLNYNLKPEMLDVAMSVVNAPENFKILFIAEFKNKSELIKLEADTLPQRFFLPLAKYAYDIYSSDNVEFILKIKQNDDILNSIYKNLYVTLAETNEDLNYIFNNSLYLLFPIPFFEGKLSSSTENLNKLFDSFGSNFSNKSKCVIFYTEEIYASVARNLAAQVKSRFSSRQVSIQKIKSEDLPSGIDSQNAIFIGFAN; from the coding sequence ATGATGAGAGTGCTTCCGATTTTTTTGATTATATACTTTTGTTCTATTTCAATTTCGACCGCTTATCAAATTGGTTTGAATGTCGAATCGGAACCCGTCAACCTTTTTGAACTGAATTCAAAAGCCGATGAATTCGCTCCGAGATGGAATCAATGGGAAAAGAGGATATATTTCAATAGCACAATCACCGGAAGTTCCCAATTTTATACTTCAGAATTCACGAACATGTATTCACCGCCCGCTTTAGTCAAAGGACCACTCAATCAATCCGGTGATAACCGCTCTTACATTACATTTGCTAATTCCGGGGAAGCCTTTTTGGCTAAATTCACAAATTTTGGGCGAAGACCATACTTGAATTTGCACCGCAGTGTTTATGTCAAAAATGGTTGGTCTGCTCCGGAGCATATTCAATCTCTGAAATTCGAATCCTTCGTGTCGCATCCGACTATTTCTCCTGATGGCAATATGCTCGTGTTTGTGACCGATTTATATAATAATAACAATGATACAGATTTGTGGATGTGCTGGAGAAAAGAGGACAACACTTGGACTGAACCTATTCCGATTGACGAGTTGAACTCTCACGGCAGCGAAATCACGCCATTTTTGATGTCTTCGGATACGCTTTTATTTGCTTCCAATGGCTATGAAGGTCCCGGCGGATATGATATTTTCTACTCAGTTTTTATAAATGATAAGTGGGAGAGACCTCGCCCCATCGCCGGTGTCAATACTGAATTTGATGAATCTGACCCGTGCGTGTTACCGGAAAGAAATTTTCTTTTCGCCTCAAACCGTCCCGGCGGAGTTGGCGGGCTTGATTTATATTCAGCCAAACTTTCACAAGTTGACCCTATGTACTCCGAGTTCGACGAAGTGAAACTGAATCTGCAATTCCAGGTGTCGAATATCAACATCGAACGACAAACTATCAACTATACTTACCCGATGTTAAATAGCATTCCCAAAATTGTGATTGATAAGCTAATTCAAGACACGTTGACTAAAGGCAACATTTACGTTCAATTTTTATTACATATATCCGAATTATTGCAAAAAAATCCCGATATGCAGTTGATTACCGAATCAAACGAGCATGGGCGACGTCTTTCGGATTTGTTTTTGACTTGGAATGTAAGTGAAAATCAAATTCAAATGAGCGGCAATGATGGCAGGAGCAATGAACTTACGCTGAGTATCTTAAATTGCGAGGAATGTAATGTAATTCAAGCAAAGAAGCTGAATTACAATCTGAAGCCGGAAATGCTCGATGTTGCAATGTCTGTGGTTAATGCGCCGGAAAATTTCAAGATATTATTTATCGCAGAGTTCAAGAATAAATCTGAGCTTATAAAATTGGAAGCAGATACGCTGCCACAGAGGTTCTTTCTCCCTTTGGCAAAATATGCATATGACATTTACAGTTCGGACAACGTCGAATTTATTCTGAAAATCAAGCAAAATGATGATATTTTGAATTCAATATATAAAAATTTGTACGTGACGCTCGCCGAAACAAACGAAGATTTGAACTACATTTTTAATAATAGTTTGTATCTTTTGTTCCCAATTCCGTTTTTTGAAGGCAAATTGTCGAGCTCAACCGAGAATTTAAACAAATTGTTCGATTCCTTTGGCTCGAATTTCAGCAATAAGAGCAAATGTGTAATTTTTTATACTGAAGAAATTTATGCAAGCGTTGCTCGCAATTTAGCTGCACAAGTTAAGTCGCGTTTTTCATCTCGCCAAGTTTCAATTCAAAAAATCAAGTCAGAAGATTTGCCTTCGGGCATTGACTCGCAAAATGCAATTTTTATCGGTTTTGCGAACTAA
- a CDS encoding YihY/virulence factor BrkB family protein — MKSIIRKFKAKEGWIYNVYMHIDRVSDRMEEHHLYMLAAGIAYNILIYMIPLLLLVIFTLGLIFDTETITKTLENLLTDYLPQTGTSQEIGHTIVGEIEKIFTHSTLVGWIGIIGLLWVSSILISSIRSSLNAIFDLASPKIFILYRLKDMLLTIVFSILFLVYAYAIPLVNFILGFMGDYLPDIISSLLSDLVLTSVSVGTSFVLFYLIFRFVPNERLPRFVRIWSTLICVFGIEFARFLFGWYIVSLSNYGRFYGTYAVLISMALWIYYSALIILLAAEVSKYIHERRILAKAIKEADISEPSK, encoded by the coding sequence TTGAAATCAATTATTAGAAAATTTAAAGCAAAAGAAGGCTGGATTTACAATGTCTATATGCACATTGACAGAGTGTCGGACAGAATGGAAGAGCATCACCTATACATGCTTGCAGCAGGTATAGCATACAACATCCTAATTTATATGATTCCACTGCTACTATTAGTAATTTTTACTTTAGGGTTGATTTTTGACACAGAGACGATTACAAAGACATTAGAGAATTTGCTCACCGATTACTTACCGCAAACCGGAACAAGTCAGGAGATTGGTCATACAATAGTAGGTGAGATAGAAAAAATATTCACCCATAGCACCTTAGTCGGTTGGATTGGTATCATTGGGCTACTTTGGGTATCGTCAATTTTGATAAGTTCCATCCGGTCATCGCTCAACGCTATTTTTGATTTGGCATCGCCTAAAATTTTCATCTTATACAGATTGAAAGATATGCTTCTTACAATTGTATTTTCGATATTATTTTTGGTTTATGCGTATGCGATTCCACTTGTCAACTTTATCTTAGGTTTCATGGGCGACTATTTACCCGATATTATTAGTTCGCTACTAAGCGATTTAGTTCTAACCTCCGTATCAGTAGGAACATCTTTTGTGCTATTCTATCTTATTTTCAGATTTGTTCCAAATGAAAGATTGCCACGTTTTGTTCGCATTTGGAGTACGCTTATATGCGTATTTGGCATTGAATTCGCACGATTCCTTTTTGGCTGGTATATCGTTTCCCTTTCAAATTACGGCAGATTTTACGGCACTTATGCAGTATTGATTTCGATGGCTTTATGGATATATTATTCGGCTTTGATAATTTTGTTGGCAGCCGAAGTCAGCAAATATATTCATGAGCGTAGAATTTTAGCAAAAGCAATAAAAGAAGCTGATATTTCGGAACCCTCAAAATAA
- a CDS encoding Ig-like domain-containing protein, producing the protein MKKFLILFTLLTLFWSCANIQAPSGGPQDTTPPEIVTYSPENNSINFEDREIRIKFNKYMNKAKVIENLSISPIVDLKHSWSGKELRINIDGDLDTNLTYLINLGTEYSDLHGNKPDAAFNLVFSAGSKIDSGMIHGKSPNDANGYVAFLYNLNNKSSDTINPAHTFPDYRVQLGTSGEFTFAALKDGIYRLMLIKDEFKNNLYDPVDAYSSALNDIEVRNSVSKLVAIKPGSIIDVQGPELREVYPEFSDFIVLTFDEQPAPKALDKQYFSISDTMGNPFEMASVFNYPDEPNKVLVSMEQSLDTGKTYIVKADISVMSDTLGNKSIDSLVTKRFRTPFGNDPAGLTVFSFDLADSAGNVPTMPVFRMVFNRGINIDLSQVDSKITNTTDSSTMEMKYSWKSANVLELTTTDTLQMRANYDFNLSLKLIGSKSTHSLDTNVNRNFTSGGRKALGSASGTIYLTDNFCESDVYLIFMSSSNVKYLTKVADAKWSIKDLPEGEYTIEAFCDIDGNGAYSFGYPYPYVFSEPFVIFENRVTIKARWNIEDINLKVHED; encoded by the coding sequence ATGAAAAAATTCCTTATTCTCTTTACTCTATTGACATTGTTCTGGTCTTGTGCCAATATTCAAGCACCATCAGGAGGTCCGCAAGATACAACGCCTCCTGAGATTGTGACGTATTCGCCCGAAAACAATTCTATAAATTTCGAAGATAGGGAAATCAGGATAAAATTCAACAAATACATGAACAAGGCTAAAGTAATCGAGAACCTAAGTATTTCACCCATTGTGGATTTGAAACACAGTTGGTCAGGCAAAGAATTACGCATCAATATAGATGGGGATTTGGACACAAATCTTACATATTTGATAAATCTTGGCACTGAATATAGCGATTTGCACGGCAACAAACCCGATGCCGCTTTCAATTTAGTTTTTTCTGCCGGAAGTAAGATTGATAGCGGCATGATTCATGGGAAATCTCCAAACGACGCCAACGGTTATGTAGCATTTTTATACAATTTGAACAATAAAAGCAGCGATACAATCAATCCTGCTCATACATTCCCAGATTATCGCGTTCAATTGGGAACAAGTGGCGAGTTTACATTCGCTGCTCTAAAAGATGGGATATATAGATTGATGCTTATCAAAGATGAATTCAAAAACAACTTGTACGACCCTGTTGATGCGTATTCATCGGCACTGAATGATATTGAAGTTCGTAATTCCGTCTCGAAACTCGTCGCTATCAAACCCGGTTCTATTATTGATGTTCAAGGACCGGAACTACGTGAGGTATATCCCGAATTTTCAGATTTTATTGTTCTCACTTTCGACGAACAACCTGCTCCAAAAGCCTTAGACAAGCAGTATTTCAGCATAAGCGATACGATGGGAAATCCATTTGAAATGGCTTCTGTGTTCAACTATCCCGACGAACCGAACAAGGTGCTTGTATCTATGGAGCAGAGCTTAGATACAGGGAAAACATATATCGTCAAAGCTGATATCAGCGTCATGAGCGATACTCTCGGCAACAAAAGCATTGATTCTTTGGTTACAAAAAGGTTCAGAACTCCATTTGGGAATGACCCTGCCGGCTTGACGGTGTTTAGTTTCGATTTGGCAGATAGCGCCGGAAATGTGCCAACAATGCCTGTTTTTAGGATGGTTTTCAATCGTGGCATCAATATTGATTTATCTCAAGTTGATTCAAAAATTACTAATACGACTGATAGTTCGACTATGGAAATGAAATATAGCTGGAAATCTGCCAATGTTTTGGAATTAACTACTACTGATACACTTCAGATGCGAGCTAATTACGATTTCAATCTTTCGCTGAAACTCATAGGAAGCAAATCCACGCATAGTTTAGATACCAATGTCAACCGTAATTTTACATCCGGAGGCAGAAAAGCTCTCGGTTCTGCAAGCGGTACAATTTATTTGACCGATAACTTTTGCGAATCTGATGTTTACTTGATATTCATGAGCAGCAGCAACGTCAAATATTTGACAAAAGTCGCTGATGCCAAGTGGAGCATCAAAGATTTGCCCGAAGGAGAATATACTATCGAAGCCTTTTGCGATATTGATGGTAACGGGGCTTACTCATTCGGCTATCCATATCCATACGTATTTTCGGAGCCATTCGTCATATTCGAAAATCGTGTTACCATTAAAGCTCGTTGGAACATTGAAGACATCAACTTGAAAGTGCATGAAGACTAA
- a CDS encoding TrkA family potassium uptake protein, whose product MANNSRFCIIGLGYFGLNLALNLAEDGAEVLAIDIREERVDLLQDKVSLAVTMDSTDIKAVKSLGIRDMDAVIVAIGEGFEASINTTAILQELGCQKIIVRAISPVHERLLRLMNIQDLLVPEAEAAGHLASRLMMPGLLESYEINRDYSIFEIKVPKRFVAQTLLSINLRTIYNINLVTVKRIVKSRGLLTKGEKEVVDVIGVPSPTYLFHPEDILVLFGKEADFMKILELDQ is encoded by the coding sequence ATGGCTAATAATAGTAGATTTTGTATAATAGGTTTAGGTTATTTCGGATTGAATTTGGCTCTTAATTTAGCTGAAGACGGTGCCGAAGTGCTTGCCATTGATATCCGAGAAGAGCGAGTAGATTTGTTGCAAGACAAAGTAAGTCTCGCTGTGACAATGGATTCGACAGACATAAAGGCTGTCAAAAGTCTCGGTATTAGAGATATGGATGCAGTAATTGTCGCCATCGGCGAAGGTTTCGAGGCTTCAATCAATACTACTGCAATTTTGCAGGAATTAGGCTGCCAAAAAATCATTGTACGCGCCATTTCGCCTGTTCACGAGAGATTGTTGAGATTGATGAATATCCAAGATTTGCTCGTGCCGGAAGCCGAAGCTGCCGGACATTTAGCAAGCAGACTAATGATGCCGGGTTTGCTCGAATCATATGAAATCAATCGTGATTATAGCATTTTTGAAATCAAAGTGCCAAAACGATTTGTTGCCCAAACTTTGTTGAGCATTAATTTGCGTACTATTTATAACATTAACCTTGTTACCGTGAAAAGAATCGTCAAGTCTCGAGGACTGCTGACCAAAGGCGAAAAGGAAGTTGTAGATGTAATTGGCGTGCCGTCGCCGACTTATCTATTTCATCCCGAAGATATTTTAGTGCTATTCGGGAAAGAAGCTGATTTTATGAAAATTTTGGAATTAGACCAATAA
- the msrB gene encoding peptide-methionine (R)-S-oxide reductase MsrB — protein sequence MKFEIQKTEQEWKKFLDDESYRVLRQKGTERPHTGKYNLHFEEGIYACKACGSTLFESDTKFDAHCGWPSFSEVADSDAIVEVDDSSYGMIRTEVVCAKCGGHLGHVFNDGPAPTGLRYCINSVSINFVEKNKDDDEK from the coding sequence ATGAAATTTGAGATTCAAAAGACTGAACAAGAATGGAAAAAGTTCCTTGATGACGAATCCTACAGGGTTTTGCGTCAAAAAGGCACCGAACGCCCCCATACCGGAAAGTATAATTTACATTTCGAAGAGGGTATCTATGCTTGCAAAGCATGTGGGAGTACATTGTTCGAGTCTGACACCAAATTTGATGCTCATTGCGGTTGGCCCAGTTTTTCAGAAGTAGCCGATTCGGATGCAATCGTAGAAGTCGACGATTCAAGCTACGGTATGATTCGCACAGAAGTTGTTTGTGCAAAATGCGGCGGGCATCTGGGGCATGTTTTCAATGACGGTCCTGCACCGACAGGGCTGAGATATTGCATTAATTCAGTTTCAATTAATTTTGTCGAAAAAAACAAAGATGATGATGAAAAATAA